Proteins encoded together in one Spirochaetota bacterium window:
- a CDS encoding acylphosphatase, protein MAKRLILHGIVQGVFCRYYCSETAKRLGLHGSASNLADGTVEVLLDTDNDTIVESFIQALKTNPYGIRFYGSIRKVDTYDYNGTIGGDYRF, encoded by the coding sequence ATGGCTAAGCGATTAATCCTTCATGGTATTGTACAAGGAGTGTTTTGCCGCTACTATTGCAGCGAAACGGCAAAACGGTTAGGACTTCATGGCAGTGCAAGCAACCTTGCTGATGGTACTGTTGAAGTTCTTCTGGACACAGATAATGACACTATTGTTGAGTCGTTTATACAGGCACTAAAAACCAATCCCTACGGCATCCGGTTCTATGGATCTATCAGAAAAGTTGATACTTATGATTACAATGGAACCATTGGCGGTGACTATCGCTTTTAA